The Bacillus rossius redtenbacheri isolate Brsri chromosome 4 unlocalized genomic scaffold, Brsri_v3 Brsri_v3_scf4_1, whole genome shotgun sequence genomic sequence CTGCTGTTAAAGGCTTTTGGGTTTTCGGATATGTGTCTAGGGTTTGGTGCATGCTTGTGTGTTCGCAACTCTGACAATGATCCAACTAAGTCAGTTGTTGTTCCGCGCAAATCGTGCACATTCCGACTTGCTGTTTCTGCTGCTGTAGCCAAGTCCACTGCCTCTTTACACATCAATTTGGCCTTAGCAAGCATGGTATGCTGCACTGCTCTATCCCTTACCCCACAGACTATGCGATCCCGTAGCATTCTGTCAAGATCTGTGAAATTGCAATGTGTAGAGAGCCGCCACAGTTCTACCACATGCTCTGCCATCGATTCTCCTTCAAGCTGATCCCGCTTGTGAAATTTATATGTTTCCACTATTTCACTCCGAGTGGGCTCAAAATGATTGGACAACAGCCCGAAAACCTCAGAAAGTGTCACTTCACTGGTTGTTTTAGGCGATACCAGTGATGTTACCAGGTGATATAGCTCCGTGCCACAAACAGTAAAGAAAATTGCCTTTTGTTCCTCTTTCTCCTTAACTCTGTTCGCCACAAAATAATACTGTAGACGTTCAACATATGTCTTCCACGTATCTTTTCCAGGAACGAACTCGCCAAACGAACTAAACAAAGCCATTAGGGGTTATCAATGTCCATAACCTCAATCAATTACAATTTCCCGTTTCTCCACTAGTTCCATCCCAGAATCGCGTACATCCGTTTCCCTCGTCGCCAATGTTTTATTCACCTCACCAATACATTACTACACAATTAATTACCCGAATACATTACTGCACTATTGCTATCATTTCTTCAACACATTGTCCATATTCCCGCCAGTTCACcttcacaacaacaacaacacacagCTTGCCAATCCAGACCCGCCAACCTACTGACAATATTTACACACAAAGAGTACACAACAAGAAGCTTAAAAATGGCAaggtttgaaaatttattaaaagtagAAAGCCAATAGGGCAGGGGACATACATATAAGTACACACAGGCAGGAAGCGCAGGAGCTGATAAAAGCTTTCCTTCACCTAACAATAAGTACATTCTTCTAAGGATTTCCCCTTCCTACCGCAGctgtggagagggggggggggggtggagctgCACCGGGCGACGGATTAGGTTTCTCTACTGAACCTTGAACACTATACTGTTGCTATATATTACAGTATGTGGAATAAAACATTGAATTCAACACTGGTAAGTACTTTAGATTtgacaaaattttacatttaatgtaTACGAATGAAAGGGAATATAAATTATGCCTGTTAAACTTCTTGCTGTTTGTGTGGGAGGAGGGATGTGCAATAATTACAATTTCTACCCCGGGGGAAGGAAAGCTTAGATCAGCACCTGCTTTTCCtatctgtgtctgtgtgtgtatgtatatttatgtCCCTCGCCCTGTTAAGttttatacattcagggccgcaaataggagggggggggggggggggcaagcggggcttacgccccgggcgcaaagctgtgggggtaccgaaatcgcttgcattgtaattcctactacaactggtaactggtaaaaagttttttaacttgcatgccaggaatgtctaatctgatttacaatacgtctcaacatatttaatggacaagtctagtgattatacggactactttatggacatagtgggttcatgcatggaaggtacaatagcacagaaactgttacatgtaggtgcggaaaatgcttaaatagcaccattttttcgtgggagggcccccggaccccccgctctattggtgtggtatgtgcaaaaaaagaaggggggacgcatgaatccattcatgccccgggtgccagagactctagttgcagcCCTGTATACATTTAACcactttcaaataaaatttgtatCGTGCCATTTTTAAGCTTTTAGATTTGACTTTCGTATTTTTGGTAAAAATTGATTTTGCAATTTCTAAGATCCAAACAAATAACCCCTTTtctattaaaatgtaatatatttactCTTATAGTTAACGAATATGATTAACATTTTTCGTCcatacattttaaaattctgtaCTTGACTTCTGCATATTTGGTCAAATTTGATAGGTATTCAAACAATACCAATTtacttgagtaaaaaaaaaaaaagctacacaaTAATTGCAGACTATgcattgaatgaaaaaaaaaaaccatacaataaaaggtttcatattttgattatttatcaCTTGATATTTAGCAAGGTTTTGAACCAAGGTTTTGAACCattaacctttaaaaaaatataggacCTTAACTAGGTACAGTCAAGTGCCCATACTTGGGACATATCCCTAATTTGGGACAATTTGGGATGATTGATTTTTCATATTGGCATACCTGATAGCACTCTGTCAGTCTGTAACAGAAATGTTTACTTTGTAGTGGGGATGTGTAGCTATCACATGGTGTGTGTATATAAAGATTTGGTACACTCTTAGAGGtaagttaaattgttttttacTTGGTTATAAAAACTACTTTTTTCTTGCCTGAATAACTTTGGTTTCACAAGCTATCATTGTAATTTCTGACACATGTTGTATAGCAATTCATTATGTCTGATATGTCGTTTAGCCAGTTTAGTAAGGCATATATTGTTTATGTAATCcattttatacttgtaaaaatatttacagaaacaTGTACATGGGTTCTTAACTTGGGACAGTGTCCCAAGTTaggttactaaaaaaataatgtttgttttgaggttaagttaaaatgttttgtttatttcagattCTGTATGGATCACTGAGGAAATATGGCTACAGCTGTTAAAAAAGTTTATCATAATTTTGACCAAGACACTCTTGAACGTGCTGCTAAAGCTGTTAATGATGGCATGAGTTATAGAAAAGCAGAACAAAAATTTGGAGTCCCTAAATCATCCATACAACGCAAAGTTAAAAATGTACAGCAACATCCATATGGTCGCCCTCCTGTTTTGAGTGAAACAGAAGAAAAGCAGATCGCTGAATACTTGGCTTTGGCAGGGGAGTGGGGATTTCCCCTTACAGCTTTTGACATCAGATGTATAATCAAAAAATACCTGGACAAGAAGGGCATGGTCGAACCTCGTTTCAAAAACAATTTGCCAGGAAAAAAGTGGATTAAATGTTTTCTGGCCAGGCAGTGTGTGCAATTGAAATATAGAATGTGTACTAACATTAAAAGATCCCGGGCGGCAGTTACTCCTGAAGCTATACAGGCATACTTCGAGGAATTGTCTGTTTCACTGGCAGATGTTCCAGCAGAAGCTATACTGAACTACGATGAGACGAGTATGCAGGACAACCCTGGACAGGCTAAAGTGGTTGTAAGAAGAAAATGTAAACATCCAGAAAGAATAATTGATTTCACTAAGTCAACTTTTTCTGTAATGTTTTCCGGTTCAGCTAGTGGTGTGGCACTTCCACCCTATGTGGTGTACAAGGCTGAGAACTTATATGACACATGGACTGAAGGTGGACCCCCTGGCACAAGATATAATAGGAGCAAATCAGGTTGGTTCGAGGGCAATATATTTCAGGATTGGTTCCTAACAATTGCTCTACCTTACCTCAAACGGTTAGGTGATGGGCCAAAAGCTGTCATAGGTGATAATTTGGCCAGCCATATTTCTGCAACAATTCTGAAATTATGTGTTGACAACAACATTCGTTTCATTATGCTGCCACCCAACAGCACCCACATATGTCAACCCttggatttggctttttttaGCCCTCTTAAAACAGCATGGCGGAAGCAGTTGACTGAATGGAAGATGAAAAACAAGGGGTCAGTAAGAAAAGATCAGTTCCCTAGGCTTTTGAAAAAGACTTTGGATGCCATTGGTGATAACATTTCCACAAATTTGAAATCTGGATTTAAGAAGAGTGGCATTTTCCCTGTGGACAAGCAGAAGGTTCTTGAAAGCTTGCCAAGCACATCATCTGCAAATGAAAGTGATGTAGTAACTGCTACAGTAGCATTGAAGTCTTCATTTGAGGCATTCTTACAACAATCACGTGAAAAAGAAACAGGTGTAAAGCAAAGAAAGAAAAAGTTAATCGTGAATGCGGGGAAAAGCTTGGCTGCACAAGATGTTCTAGATGAATTGCAGAAACGTTCACAGCCAAAAAGTAAACAAACCACAAAGCAGCAGATAAACACGGGTGAGAAGGAAAAGTCCAAAGTGAAGAAAAAGAGAGGTttgtgtcaaaatattttaaaacaatcagttaagaaaatgaaaatgaagcAGAAAAGTGACACTTCTGAAGACAGTGATTGCGAAATTTCTCTACATGATAGTAACTCGTCATTCGGTGAAGATTTCTCGACACTGTTTGATGATGACATTCAAGAAATGCTAGAGAGGGAAACATTAAGTGAGCAGAAAATGGTTTATGAAGATGTTGAACCAATAGAAACTGTTGATATTTGTGGACAACAAGCAGCGACCTCCAtgaaagaaaatgattttgttgttgttgaagtTACTTATGACAAAGGGAAAAAATATGAATGTAAGAAAGTGTTCATTGGCAAAATTGTAGACAAGAAAAATTCAAGATACAAAGTAAGCTATATGAGAAACTATTTAGGATCAAAAGACGTGTTTGTTTTCCCAACTGTAGAGGATATCGAAGATGGTGTTCCTATTCACAGGATTAAAAAGGTGATCACACCCCAGAGCGAAAATAGAGGACGATTCAAGTTTCTTTTTTGAAATGCATTTTGATGCAGAGTTCCTCCTATCAAAAAGACTGGAAAAAAAGACTGAAATGTTACATAACTGTTTTGTTTATATGTAAGCAAAGCTATTGAAATATTAATACTAGGCtatatttattatcaaataattgTTGTTTAGTGAATAGTCATGTTGGGTGTCTAGATGTATCTCCAACCATTACTTTATAGCCTACTTTGTAAGCCAttcttttttaaacaaaattatgttgTCCTATGTTAAATTACAGGCTTCTTAGCATGGTACACTGTGTGAAACACATGATGTCCCAAGTTAGGGGTAGTGGTTCCTTACTTGGGACAACACTGTTTTTCACTGGTGGGGAGGAGAGGGAAAGCTTTTtcgaaaaaacatttaattattcaaaaagtaCTAAAGTCCTTCAGAAACAAGTCATGCACTATTTGTGCTTTAAAgcttaatttattatgtttatttgagtTCAAAGTTCAAAACTGTCCCAAGTATGGGGACTTGACTGTACTCTGTTAAAACATTTTGTATGAAATTTCATTTTTAGGCATCTAGATTTGAATTTGATGTAGTCTTTGGATGTAAAGTGTATTTTTATTTGGTTGAGTAAGTTTGCTAGTCATAGATTGACTCTGGGCAGATATGCTGAAAATATTTGAGTTTTGCTTCCAAACTGTTCCAACTCCcttgttttgtgttattttcctgTGGAATGTTATTTCTTATCAGTATCAATGACAATCCATTCAATgagatgtcattttttttttagagaattgaAAAgggtttttgcaaaattaattgagaatacaagcaatttttgttttcatgcatttatAATAGCCAGTGCAGATATGGTATCAAAATGTTTACCAAGCCAATTATAACATCTCTGTCCATGATAAATGAATCTCAGAGGCACGAGAGGGCTCAAACCTCACCTATGGAATGAATAATAATGTGAGCAACTTGATTAAGAGATCATTTCACCATTAACCTTGGTGTTATAATTTAGCAGTGACACATTCAGAGGGATGAGGTTGTTAGCTTAAGTTTCAGCAATGTACTTACCTACCTATTATCAGAATGCCTGCagtaaaatattgtaatttttattttttacaggaGAGATGTTGTCTTATCACTGCATGCATGTTTTCAGGGAAGAAGTGAAGTCACTATCACCCCAGTCACCACACATCCTCCAGCGAAGACCAAAGAAGAAGTGGTGCTACTGGTAAGAGACAGTTGGTAACATTCTTGTGACATCACAGTGACAACTAGCCATATGTAGAGCCACGACTATTTCGTGGCTTCATTGGgtggcaaagtagacttgaagaacATGTACATTTGCTTCGTGATGATGATCTGATCACAGTGCTCTTGAAATGATCTTGACAACCCTTAGTCATTTATAAACAAGCTAAAGAATttcttcaaatgattcatgcaatggagaattttgatttaatacaatttcttggaattACACCATTGCAGTTTACACTGTTTGTTGTGGAAAAATTTCaagaacacaaattaagaaata encodes the following:
- the LOC134541746 gene encoding uncharacterized protein LOC134541746 — its product is MATAVKKVYHNFDQDTLERAAKAVNDGMSYRKAEQKFGVPKSSIQRKVKNVQQHPYGRPPVLSETEEKQIAEYLALAGEWGFPLTAFDIRCIIKKYLDKKGMVEPRFKNNLPGKKWIKCFLARQCVQLKYRMCTNIKRSRAAVTPEAIQAYFEELSVSLADVPAEAILNYDETSMQDNPGQAKVVVRRKCKHPERIIDFTKSTFSVMFSGSASGVALPPYVVYKAENLYDTWTEGGPPGTRYNRSKSGWFEGNIFQDWFLTIALPYLKRLGDGPKAVIGDNLASHISATILKLCVDNNIRFIMLPPNSTHICQPLDLAFFSPLKTAWRKQLTEWKMKNKGSVRKDQFPRLLKKTLDAIGDNISTNLKSGFKKSGIFPVDKQKVLESLPSTSSANESDVVTATVALKSSFEAFLQQSREKETGVKQRKKKLIVNAGKSLAAQDVLDELQKRSQPKSKQTTKQQINTGEKEKSKVKKKRGLCQNILKQSVKKMKMKQKSDTSEDSDCEISLHDSNSSFGEDFSTLFDDDIQEMLERETLSEQKMVYEDVEPIETVDICGQQAATSMKENDFVVVEVTYDKGKKYECKKVFIGKIVDKKNSRYKVSYMRNYLGSKDVFVFPTVEDIEDGVPIHRIKKVITPQSENRGRFKFLF